One genomic region from Leptolyngbyaceae cyanobacterium JSC-12 encodes:
- a CDS encoding arabinose efflux permease family protein (IMG reference gene:2510095571~PFAM: Major Facilitator Superfamily; Bacterial protein of unknown function (DUF894)), which yields MFRSEEEAFEVNEEFSSSALAASLQVRTGLGNSSQLLFPDSSINGGGDLEPERGFLPVLRNRNFLVLWSGQVFSQLADKVYLVLMIALIATRFQAEDQTISGWVSSIMIAFTIPAVLFGSIAGVYVDRWFKKTVLVVTNLLRGGFVFLLPFLLWLTKGWAPWSGLPVGFYILLGITFLVSTLTQFFAPAEQSAIPLVVEKRHLLSANSLYTTTMMASVIIGFAVGEPLLAVADMITAKLGLTAVGLGKEIVVASGYAIAGLILLLLRINEKNRNGGSTTNSSDSNSLHNSRATEEQPHVLEDIRDGLKYLGQQHRVRSAMIQLVILFSVFAALAVLSVRLAEVIPEIKSSQFGFLLAAGGVGMAIGAAFVGQFGQRFRHAQLSLYGSLGMASSLFGLSVFSHHLLPALLLITFLGSFSAVVGVPMQTTIQEETPEDMRGKVFGLQNNAINIALSLPLALAGVAETLFGLRAVFLGLAAMTVAGGVLTWYISRTGLTKR from the coding sequence ATGTTCCGTTCCGAGGAAGAAGCGTTTGAAGTGAATGAGGAGTTTTCGAGTTCTGCTTTGGCAGCGTCTCTTCAAGTCCGAACGGGCTTAGGGAATTCCTCTCAGTTATTGTTTCCAGATTCATCCATCAACGGCGGGGGTGATCTGGAGCCGGAACGCGGATTTTTGCCAGTCCTCAGAAATCGTAACTTTCTGGTCCTTTGGAGTGGGCAAGTTTTTTCTCAACTTGCGGACAAAGTTTACCTGGTATTGATGATCGCGCTGATTGCAACCCGCTTTCAGGCAGAAGACCAAACCATCAGTGGGTGGGTCTCTTCGATTATGATTGCGTTTACCATTCCAGCTGTGTTGTTTGGCTCGATCGCTGGCGTTTATGTAGACCGCTGGTTTAAGAAAACTGTTCTAGTCGTTACGAACCTGTTGCGCGGCGGATTTGTATTTTTGTTACCATTTCTGCTCTGGCTTACCAAAGGTTGGGCCCCCTGGTCGGGTTTGCCTGTTGGTTTTTACATCCTGTTAGGAATCACCTTTCTGGTTTCCACTCTGACTCAGTTTTTTGCCCCAGCCGAGCAATCAGCTATCCCACTAGTGGTTGAGAAGCGTCACCTGCTGTCTGCCAATTCGCTCTACACCACAACCATGATGGCATCGGTGATTATTGGCTTTGCTGTGGGCGAGCCGCTGCTGGCGGTGGCTGATATGATCACCGCTAAGTTAGGCTTAACTGCCGTGGGACTAGGGAAGGAAATCGTAGTTGCCAGTGGTTACGCGATCGCAGGCTTAATTCTCCTCTTACTCAGAATTAACGAAAAGAATCGAAATGGGGGTTCCACTACTAATTCTTCAGACAGTAATTCATTACACAATAGCAGAGCTACAGAAGAGCAACCCCATGTATTAGAAGACATTCGGGACGGGCTGAAGTACCTGGGTCAGCAGCATCGGGTTCGGAGTGCCATGATTCAACTGGTGATCTTATTCTCGGTGTTTGCGGCATTGGCAGTGCTTTCAGTTCGCTTGGCAGAAGTAATCCCAGAAATCAAATCTTCTCAGTTTGGTTTTTTACTGGCAGCGGGTGGCGTTGGCATGGCGATCGGGGCAGCATTCGTTGGTCAATTCGGGCAACGTTTTCGTCATGCTCAGCTCAGTCTTTATGGCTCTCTAGGAATGGCAAGTTCCCTCTTCGGGTTATCGGTCTTCTCCCATCATTTGTTGCCTGCCTTACTCCTGATTACCTTTCTCGGTAGTTTCTCAGCTGTTGTGGGAGTACCAATGCAAACCACGATTCAAGAAGAAACGCCTGAAGATATGCGTGGTAAAGTATTTGGTCTACAAAACAATGCCATCAATATTGCCCTGAGCTTGCCTCTGGCATTGGCTGGCGTTGCTGAAACCCTTTTTGGTTTGCGGGCAGTTTTTTTGGGGCTAGCAGCAATGACTGTCGCAGGAGGTGTCTTAACGTGGTACATTTCTCGCACAGGCTTAACAAAGCGTTAG
- a CDS encoding DNA replication and repair protein RecO (IMG reference gene:2510095570~PFAM: Recombination protein O C terminal; Recombination protein O N terminal~TIGRFAM: DNA repair protein RecO) has translation MSRTYKATGITLRSMPMGEADRLLTILTREHGLVQVVAMGARKHSSSLSGRSRLFVLNHLLIAKGRSLDKLAQAETVESYPGLSQDLKKLTASQYLAELCLCQAVRDQPQEELFGLINQQFKRLERSPSELVLPYLVDAVFQLLVLEGVAPQVYRCCMTQTPILPNLETLSWRVGFSIPAGGVVTLEALQQLQQHKPMPTPKSAQVLATREASTSYYSSGSGQRTAHLHQQISAIELAVLQAIAQSEPPPSMHLSLADFVNFSTCHEDWLSVERLLRQYAQYHFDQPIRSAALIDTCFLSSPTVSGTPES, from the coding sequence ATGAGCCGCACTTACAAAGCCACTGGAATTACCCTTAGAAGTATGCCGATGGGTGAAGCCGATCGGTTATTGACCATTTTGACGCGGGAACATGGGCTGGTTCAGGTAGTAGCGATGGGTGCCCGCAAACACAGTTCCAGCTTATCGGGACGGAGCAGATTGTTTGTATTGAATCACCTGCTAATTGCCAAGGGGCGATCGCTAGATAAACTGGCTCAAGCAGAAACTGTGGAATCTTATCCAGGACTGTCTCAAGACCTGAAAAAGTTGACAGCCAGCCAGTATCTTGCCGAATTGTGCTTATGTCAGGCAGTGAGAGACCAACCACAAGAGGAGCTATTTGGGCTAATAAATCAACAGTTCAAACGCCTGGAGCGATCGCCATCAGAACTGGTTTTGCCTTATCTAGTTGATGCCGTTTTTCAACTGTTAGTGTTGGAAGGTGTAGCTCCTCAAGTATATCGCTGCTGTATGACACAAACACCGATACTGCCCAATCTAGAAACTCTTAGTTGGCGAGTTGGGTTTAGTATCCCAGCTGGTGGAGTGGTCACCCTGGAAGCATTACAGCAACTTCAGCAGCACAAACCTATGCCCACTCCTAAGTCTGCTCAGGTGCTAGCAACAAGAGAAGCCTCGACCAGTTATTACAGTTCTGGTTCTGGTCAACGCACTGCTCACCTGCACCAACAGATATCAGCCATAGAACTGGCAGTGTTACAAGCGATCGCTCAATCAGAACCTCCTCCATCTATGCACTTATCACTAGCTGATTTTGTGAATTTTTCCACCTGCCATGAAGATTGGCTCTCAGTTGAACGATTGTTGCGCCAGTATGCACAGTATCATTTTGATCAACCGATTCGTTCTGCGGCTTTAATCGATACCTGTTTCCTCAGTTCGCCTACTGTTTCTGGAACGCCTGAGTCATGA